The following proteins are co-located in the Gloeocapsa sp. PCC 7428 genome:
- a CDS encoding ABC transporter substrate-binding protein has protein sequence MATLLEAKSRKTYTLDKLRCSCGGFHASEDHWRFIEGMPQDPADLVADLIAMGQYKPETLKLAEKFTHAELRKTLVLQMLAKAEPEQQRICNDLIKQAGGLEEAFAAAFGPHATEFFNDTLRASRFRRRNFLIKVAATAAIVTLASCAGGNNTNTTQSSGEASTPGNLEKTDLTIGFIPIACATPIVISEPLGFYQKHGLNVTLRKMPNWAAVRESAIAGELDAYHMLSPMPIAVTLGLGSTTFPIQLASIENINGQSIAVALKHRDRIQGPADFKGMTIAVPFPYSMHNLLLRYYLASGGLNPDTDVAIQIVPPPDSVAQMSAGQIDAFLMPDNFGQRAVFEGIGFIHMLTKDLWDGHPCCAFAASQQWIDAHPNTFRAVNKAIIDGAAHANAAENRTEIAKVLSERRYLNQPEPVLQAVMTGNFEDGLGNTLNVPDRIGFDPYPWKSFAKWISSQLVRWDLMPAEKADYPQIAEQIYMTDLARELAIELGQNPPTEETRVENLKFDTFDPANPAAYLEQQSQKFNV, from the coding sequence ATGGCAACTTTATTGGAAGCAAAAAGTAGAAAAACTTATACTTTAGATAAATTGAGATGTTCTTGTGGCGGATTTCATGCCTCAGAAGATCATTGGAGATTCATTGAAGGAATGCCCCAAGATCCAGCAGATTTGGTTGCCGATTTAATTGCAATGGGGCAATATAAACCTGAAACACTGAAGCTAGCTGAAAAATTTACTCATGCAGAATTGAGAAAAACTTTAGTGCTACAGATGCTTGCCAAAGCTGAGCCAGAACAACAGCGAATATGTAACGACTTAATCAAACAAGCAGGAGGATTAGAAGAAGCGTTTGCGGCAGCATTTGGACCTCATGCAACAGAGTTTTTTAATGATACTTTGCGGGCGAGTAGATTTCGACGAAGAAACTTTTTAATAAAAGTAGCAGCAACAGCCGCAATTGTAACCTTAGCTAGTTGTGCAGGAGGAAACAACACAAATACCACACAATCATCAGGAGAAGCTAGCACCCCTGGAAACCTTGAAAAAACCGATTTAACAATTGGCTTTATTCCGATTGCGTGTGCAACGCCCATTGTCATTTCAGAACCATTAGGCTTTTATCAAAAACACGGCTTAAATGTCACATTACGGAAAATGCCGAATTGGGCAGCAGTGAGAGAATCAGCGATCGCAGGTGAACTGGATGCGTATCATATGCTCTCACCAATGCCAATTGCAGTGACTTTAGGTTTAGGTTCTACCACTTTCCCAATTCAACTTGCAAGTATCGAGAATATTAACGGACAATCGATCGCAGTTGCACTGAAGCATCGCGATCGCATTCAAGGTCCTGCGGACTTTAAGGGAATGACGATTGCAGTTCCTTTTCCTTATTCAATGCACAATCTGTTATTACGTTATTACTTAGCATCTGGAGGGTTGAATCCAGATACCGATGTTGCGATTCAAATTGTGCCACCGCCCGACTCTGTAGCGCAGATGTCCGCAGGGCAGATTGATGCTTTTTTAATGCCCGACAATTTTGGTCAACGTGCGGTATTTGAAGGCATTGGTTTTATTCATATGTTGACAAAAGATTTATGGGATGGTCATCCTTGCTGTGCTTTTGCCGCTAGTCAACAGTGGATCGACGCACATCCTAACACCTTCCGCGCAGTCAATAAAGCAATTATTGATGGAGCCGCACACGCCAATGCCGCTGAAAATCGCACCGAGATTGCGAAGGTACTTTCAGAACGTCGGTACCTCAATCAGCCTGAACCTGTATTGCAAGCCGTCATGACAGGCAACTTTGAAGATGGATTAGGAAATACTCTCAACGTACCCGATCGCATTGGATTCGACCCATATCCTTGGAAAAGCTTTGCCAAATGGATTTCCTCGCAGTTGGTGCGGTGGGATTTGATGCCAGCTGAGAAAGCAGACTATCCCCAGATTGCGGAACAGATTTACATGACCGACTTAGCAAGAGAACTCGCGATCGAATTAGGGCAAAATCCACCTACTGAAGAAACAAGAGTCGAAAACCTCAAGTTTGACACCTTTGACCCAGCAAATCCGGCAGCTTATTTAGAACAACAAAGCCAAAAATTTAACGTTTGA
- a CDS encoding OsmC family protein has product MAETTVTTQVKSPLRPVSKEGLEKLATHAKANPDVVKSLKVKTVCEGQFRNLTYVRDLPAHVIDEPPSLLGQDTAPNPSEAVLACLGSCLSVGIHANAVMRGITLSKLELELEGDINITGVWGIGDLSEKRLGFTDVRVKVDLEGDATREELEELVAHSNYWSPVANTLRLPVNMEVSLV; this is encoded by the coding sequence ATGGCTGAAACGACGGTGACAACACAAGTAAAATCTCCACTGCGCCCAGTTAGCAAGGAGGGTTTGGAAAAGCTAGCAACTCATGCTAAAGCCAATCCAGATGTAGTTAAGTCGCTAAAAGTTAAGACAGTTTGTGAAGGACAGTTTCGTAACCTAACTTATGTACGCGATTTACCTGCTCATGTTATCGATGAACCACCAAGTCTCTTAGGACAAGACACAGCGCCAAATCCCTCTGAAGCCGTATTAGCCTGCTTGGGTTCGTGTCTCTCGGTTGGTATCCACGCGAATGCTGTGATGCGTGGTATTACCCTCTCCAAACTCGAATTGGAACTCGAAGGCGATATCAATATTACAGGTGTATGGGGAATTGGTGATTTGTCTGAAAAGCGGTTGGGATTTACAGACGTTCGCGTCAAAGTTGATTTAGAAGGCGATGCAACGCGTGAAGAACTAGAGGAACTCGTTGCGCACTCTAACTATTGGTCGCCTGTTGCTAATACACTACGGCTACCTGTAAACATGGAAGTTTCTCTCGTTTAG
- a CDS encoding acyl-CoA dehydrogenase family protein, producing the protein MHSDSYIVEDVSIEQTLLRDRTNTEAIVQELQKLISLELQPKVKDIDEKGEYPRTFLQKLGEIGGFKQTVPMQFGGTGYQGLKFPVQMIEAISQECLNTGFITWCQFACTWYLQNSENEYLLNNVLPKVANAQILAGTGLSNPMKHFAGIEKIALVAQRQAGGYLLNGTLPWVSNIGSGHYFAIAAQLADSDDYLMAIVNDGLLGLTLRCNTHFIALEGSNTYSCIFKDVFIPDELILAAPCSEYVERIKAGFVLTQVGMGLGLVASCIELMKEANKRLEHVNCFLDDCVEALENELETLRLHTYILATEISNHQRIRDNKFFKEVVQARATASELALRAAQSAMLHLGAKAYLEGSTVSRKLREAYFVAIVTPALKHLRKLLSHMKDISID; encoded by the coding sequence ATGCATTCTGATAGTTATATCGTTGAAGATGTTTCCATTGAGCAGACGCTATTACGCGATCGCACAAATACGGAAGCGATCGTGCAGGAACTACAAAAGCTAATTAGTTTAGAATTGCAGCCTAAAGTAAAAGACATCGATGAAAAAGGCGAATACCCTCGAACCTTTCTCCAAAAACTAGGTGAAATTGGTGGATTTAAGCAAACTGTTCCTATGCAGTTTGGCGGTACTGGATATCAAGGGCTAAAGTTTCCAGTACAGATGATTGAGGCAATTTCTCAAGAATGCTTAAATACAGGATTTATTACATGGTGTCAATTTGCTTGTACTTGGTACTTACAAAATAGCGAGAATGAATACTTACTAAATAACGTTTTACCTAAAGTTGCCAATGCACAGATTTTAGCAGGTACAGGCTTATCGAATCCCATGAAGCATTTTGCTGGAATTGAGAAAATTGCCCTAGTAGCACAACGACAAGCAGGCGGGTATTTACTCAATGGTACTTTGCCATGGGTGTCAAATATTGGCTCAGGACATTACTTTGCGATCGCGGCTCAACTAGCTGATTCAGACGACTACTTAATGGCGATCGTCAATGATGGTTTACTTGGGTTAACTTTACGCTGCAATACTCATTTTATTGCCCTCGAAGGCAGCAATACTTACTCTTGTATTTTCAAAGATGTTTTCATACCTGACGAACTTATATTAGCAGCACCTTGTAGCGAATATGTAGAGCGAATTAAAGCAGGTTTTGTTCTGACTCAAGTGGGCATGGGTTTAGGATTAGTCGCAAGTTGTATCGAGTTGATGAAAGAAGCCAACAAACGTCTAGAACATGTCAATTGCTTTCTCGACGACTGTGTTGAAGCTCTAGAGAATGAACTAGAAACTTTGCGTTTACACACTTACATATTGGCAACAGAAATATCCAACCATCAACGTATTCGAGACAATAAGTTCTTCAAAGAAGTTGTTCAAGCGCGCGCTACAGCTTCAGAACTTGCCCTACGTGCTGCACAATCTGCAATGTTACATCTAGGAGCCAAAGCATATTTGGAAGGTAGTACTGTTTCTCGAAAGCTGCGTGAAGCCTACTTTGTAGCAATTGTAACTCCAGCACTCAAGCATTTAAGAAAACTACTATCTCATATGAAGGATATTTCTATTGATTGA
- a CDS encoding sulfurtransferase → MEVKPLISPQELANLLDQKSVVVIDTRAPEEYDISHIPQAVNLREIFTYLATSTPEGLTSLRSQFAELLGAVGISGTEHIIIYEDALNTGYGQSCRGYFLLKYFGCPQVSVLHGGYQAWLAAGLPTTTEIPTTENKAFASNIDSSIMVTTAEMLQALDNPAIIKLDVRDADEWRGESSSPYGVDFCPRKGRIPGAVWIEWYRMMEPDSKTPMFRPTNEIMEICQEVGITPDSTVYVYCFKGSRASNTLIALKEAGIKDVRNYFASWNEWSRDPSLPIETGEPSQSKMPAQV, encoded by the coding sequence ATGGAAGTCAAACCTCTAATCTCGCCGCAAGAACTAGCAAATCTTTTAGATCAAAAGTCTGTTGTTGTTATAGATACTCGCGCACCTGAAGAGTATGATATTTCGCACATTCCGCAAGCAGTCAATCTACGGGAAATATTTACTTATTTAGCAACTTCTACTCCAGAAGGATTAACAAGTTTGCGATCGCAATTTGCCGAACTTTTAGGCGCAGTGGGAATCTCTGGCACAGAACATATCATTATCTACGAAGATGCGCTCAACACTGGCTACGGACAATCGTGTCGAGGATACTTTTTATTAAAATACTTCGGCTGCCCTCAAGTCTCCGTATTACACGGTGGCTATCAAGCATGGCTAGCAGCAGGCTTACCAACTACGACAGAAATACCCACAACTGAAAACAAAGCTTTTGCATCCAACATTGATTCTTCAATCATGGTCACGACAGCAGAAATGCTGCAAGCATTAGATAATCCAGCAATTATCAAGCTTGATGTTAGAGATGCAGATGAATGGAGAGGAGAAAGTTCTTCACCTTATGGTGTAGACTTTTGTCCGCGTAAAGGTAGAATTCCTGGTGCAGTGTGGATTGAATGGTATCGGATGATGGAACCTGATTCAAAAACTCCGATGTTCCGTCCTACCAATGAGATTATGGAAATTTGTCAAGAAGTTGGTATTACTCCAGACTCAACAGTATACGTATACTGCTTTAAAGGATCGCGAGCATCAAACACACTGATCGCATTGAAAGAAGCCGGAATCAAAGACGTACGCAACTACTTTGCTTCTTGGAATGAGTGGTCGCGCGATCCATCATTACCTATTGAAACAGGCGAACCAAGCCAGAGCAAGATGCCTGCACAAGTTTAA